TGACAGGGTGCCTGGGTGGGCTGGGGGAGCAAAGGCACAGCTCTGGGGAGAGACAGAGGAGCTACTCTCCCTGAGAGAGGCCTGGGCAGACCCCTCCTGGCCGGCTGAGGTAGCACGGCCAGGAGGGTGGTCTGGAGCCAGGCTATCCACCAGACCCCTCCTTCTGGTGGCCCGGCCTGTACCTGTCCCTGGGCCTGCAAGTCCTGTCCCCGGCCGGAGGATGGGCCAAGCAGGATTTCTGAGAATGTGCTTGCTGCAATCTAAGCAGATTCTCACTATGGAGAGTGCACACCTGCTTGGGGGCCACAGCTCTGGGCAGAAACCCTCAGGCGGCTGGGGCCAGGCTCTACATGGCCAGGAGGTTGGGCCCCTGGCTGGAGCACTCCAAGGCTTCGCTGGCCCAGCTGTGCTGGCTGCCCTGGTGGGAAGCCACAGGGTCTTCGGTAGGGCCAGCTCTGCCTGACGGGAGGCAGTCCTGGGCCCACCACTGCCGCGGACACAGACGCACAGACGGTTTCAGCACAGCTCCGCTGGGGAAGGGGGCTGGGCCCTGCAACCGCTTGCTGCCCCCTGTGGAGGGCACAGGGCACCGCGCCAGGCCCCTGCAGGGGAAGGTCTGTGGGCAGGTGGGAAAGCAACAGagcccagaggctggggtggCTCTCCAGGGGCCTCCGGCTCCAGGGCAGAGCCACAGCCTAGGGCCGCCCGATGGGGGTGGGGGGCCCAGGGCCTGAGTCAGGGAGAGGGACTGGGAACAAAAGACACAGGGAAGGACCGgttggttttttcctttttataagattttttttctttgtttttgtttaatatgAAAATTACTTGAAAAGACAAGGGGCCGACCCCGCCAGGCCGCGGCCGCACGATCCGAACATTCCGGGTGTAAGTTACAGAGCTCAAGTtcatctacaaaaaaagtaataaaaataaaatttaaaatggcacCTTCAACAGAACACAACAAAACCTTAGGGCCCGGCCTCCGGGCAAAAGGCCCCGCAGCACAGGGGCATGGGGTGGCCCCTCATCTCCGCTCCAGCCAAAAAGTAAACACAAAGCTAAAAACGACAACTCCTCAGCATTCTCGGAATAAGTTAGCCGcgcttcttcctctcctcccccagtGTCCGCCAAGGAGCGCGTTTCTCTGCAGGTGAGGGCGGGAGGTGGGGCACTACCAAACTGAGGGGCGGGCGGCGGGCTGGCTGGGAAGGGGCCGTGTGGGCGGGCGAGGGGCGGGGGCGGCCGCAGGTGGGGGCAGCCCCTAATCCTCGATGACGATGGGCTCGTCGTTGACGGGCGCAGGCGGCGGTGGCCGCAGCGGCAGGGCCTGGCTCTGGCGCAGGGCGATGGGCTTGTAGGGCCGGCGGGCAGCACGCTTGGTTTCCGAAGATGAGAGCAGCTTGCGGATCTTCCTGTGGGCAGAGGTGGTGGTGAGGGCCGGGACGCTGTGCGGAGCCCTCCCGCCTGCCCTGGGAAGGCCCCACCTGGTCTCCTCTGTGGCCATGTAGAACACGTCATCCGGGGCGTCGATCCAGTTCATCCGCCGCCGCTTGACTGGGGGCAGGGAGCCCCCCCGGATCAGGCGCACTTTGGTGGGGTAGGACTTCCCGTTGAGCAGGAGGTTCCGGCTTGGTCCCTGCAGAGGGGGGTGCTTCCTGGGCAGCCAGCCAAGGGCCAGCTCCACCTCAACCTGCAGGGCTCCCGCTAGAGGGGCCACGAGCCAAGGTGCTGCGCCTGGCCaaccccccaccaccccagtgGGCTACATGGACCCCCAGCCTGGCCAAGGGCAGCCCTGAAGGCTGGTCGGCCCCACACCGCTGGGCCTGGCACAGGGGCCATGGCCCCCACATGCAGCCCCTCTGGTCTTGCCAGGCCTCCTGGAAGTTTCCACGTGGCACCTGGCAGGGCTGGCCAGGCCTCTTCCCAACACCCCAGAGAGCTCATGGGTGAGTGTACCGTACCCCATCATGGGCTGTTCCTCTTACCATGTGCCTGGTCTGTCCGTGGTTTGCCAGACCTGATGAGAAATGGAGGAGAGAGATGAGGCCCCGAGAAGAGTGCGTCCTGCACTCCCACCACCCACCGTGGGCTCAGCCACCTTGGGATAATGGGCCAGGGCCACCCGCCAACCAAGCCATAACCCACACCCAGGATGGGCCTGGGGGACGTGGGGCCTCGCCTCCCCGGGTCCTGAGCCGCCTGGTGGCCCCACAGCTCTCTGGCCAGCAAGAGACACATTGGCTTGGGCTCCAGGCAGGAGGCCAGGAACCTCGGACCTGACAGCCACCTCCCTGCACAGGGGCTGGGGCTGTCCACCCACTTGCCTGCCGTGCCGAGACAAGCGAAGCCTTGCAAGGCTGTCAGTCCAGAAGTGGCACAAGCCCCTCTGCAGGGCAGCCACGCCGTGGCCGGCACTGCCCCACCAGGAGGCCAAGCTACTTCCTAAGGCTCTGAGAGAGCTGCCAGCCCCGGCCAGAAATAGGTCACCACCCACTGCCCCGGCTGGGCCCCAGCCACCCTGGCATGTGCTTGGGGATGGGGTGCCAGAGGCCTCTGACTTCCCACAGTGCAGGGTGAGGAGCCCAAGGGGCATTGCGGGAGTTGGGCCAAGAAGCGGGGTCCATGCTCCTGGTCACCCCCAGCTGGGCCCAGGACTGCCGCTGCTCTCCCCCACTGCCCTCCCCCACTGCCCTGcctgtgagtgtgggtgtgtgcatgtgggagCTGGTCCCAGGATGGCTCGGCTCCCAGCAGGACCAGCTCAGAGAGGACAGAACGTCATATTCAACTCAGTCAGGTGCCAGGGCCCAGGGGCATCGGAGCAACCTGCCAGCTCCAAAAATGCTGCTTAGCAGAGGCCCGTCTCTTAAGGAACACAAGCGGCCTGGCCAGCCCCTCCCTACCTGCAGCTGCCTCCTAACTTGGGGCACTACCCTGGGGGCCAACTGGGGCTCTGGAGCCCTGGGTCAGCCTTTCTCTACCAGTGTGCTTAGCTCTGCCGGGCAGGGTCAGTGGGGGCCCAGGTGCCTGATCTGCAGCGCTCCCGAACAGGAACAGCCATACCTCAGGGCACCTGCCACAAGCCAAGGCCCACCGCCCAGGGCTGGCCAATAGCACAAAAACTACTTACCCAGGTAAGTGCCTACCAGAGCGGTGGACAGCAGAGGGAAGAAAACACACGCTTTAGGTTAGTGGGCCACACGCACCCGTCTGCAGGCCCCGCAGGTGGGGACAGCGCAACAGGCTGCACGGGCAAATGGCCCGGCCCTCGCTCAAGCTCAGCTCACGCCTACCCAGGCTGGACAGAAACCCCATCTCGTGTGTGCCAATGCCCCCAGGAGCCGTCTTCACCCAGCCGGCCCCTCTCCAGCGCCCAGGTCCTGGCCACTACACGTCAGGACAGGCGCTTCCTCTGTGGCTGACCCCTCTGAGCCCAGGGCCCCGCCCAGCCAGGCGGCAAGTGGTGGTACTCCCTCACAAGCACTGCACAGCTGGGACTGAAGTGTGAGGTGTGGAAAATTCAATGGGAATAAATAAGCTTTTGTGTAACTTGCTGGTTAACTgctttttacaaaacaaaacaaaaagctcgaagatggccaggcgcggtggctcacacttgtaatcctagcactttgggaggccgaggtgggcggatcatgaggtcaggagatcgagaccacgatgaaaccccgtctctactaaaaatacaaaaaattagccgggcgtggtggcgggcgcctgtagtcccagctactcggagaggctgaggcaggagaatggcgtgaacccgggaggcggagcttgcagtgagccgagatggtgccactgcactccagcctgggagacagagcaagactctgtctcaaaaaaacaaacaaacaaacaaacaaaaaagctcgAAGATGCCTGCTGACAAGGACTCCCTCCTCTTTCTACCAGCTCTCATGGGGCCGTTCCTGGGACGCCCCGCCATTAGGAACAGACGAGTAAAGCCAGCCCAGAGTGGGCTGGCCCTGGGCCCAGGACTAGGCAATGGGAGCAGCCCCAGCACCAGATGGCTGGGAGGGTGCCCCAGGAAaggagggtgggggctggggccgAGACAGAGACACCACCAAGGGCTGTCGGGAGGAAGCTGCACGGACAGGCCAGGGGTGTGTGGTCCAGACAGGTGGAGATGGGGGAGCCCGGCACCCGATCTCAGGCCCACCCTGCGCTGCAGCCGGCGCGCTGACCCCACGGGACGTGCCTACCAGGACACCCAGCAGCCTCGAGAGAATGCCCCGAGGGGACAGGGCTGGCTGGGCTGGGCGGCCACTGCCCATATCCACCTCTAGGTCCCCAAACCGGCCCTGCTGCCCTGGCCAGCACCCTCAGTGAAAGCCGCCTGGGGAAGGGGCTCCAGGCACATCCACACTGGCAGGCCCAGCACTTGCACACCCGGAGGCCCAGGCCTGGGTGCACACCCGGGCCCCACACACCTGGCCTCCTCATGCTGGGCTTGGTCCTATCTGCTCTTCCCCAAGGGGCCTGGGGTCCCGCAGCCCCTGCTCCAAGCAACCGGCACAGAGCACCTGAGCCAATCCTCCGACAGAAGGCGCCAATGTGCACAAGCTCAGTCGCCCACGGCCCGCGCAGACACCCCGACCACCCCTCCCCACTGTCCCGCCTGGCAGGCGCACGAAAGGATTGCAGGCACAGCACGGGCGGCCCCATGAGCTGAGGCTGGCAGCATGCGGGCAGTCACAGCGCGATGGCAGACAGCGCAGGCAGGGGCGCCAGGGCCACACGTGCCAGGACAGTCCACTGACAGGGCGCGGGGCCAGGGGGCCGAGGGCCAGATGCCTGGGCTCGGGGGGTCTTCACCGAGGGACCAGTGATGTCAGGGGGAACGTGGGGGACTGGGCTGTGGCCTGGCTCACGTGGACTGCCCCAAGCACGGGCCCTGGGCCGCCCGCCGCGGGGACACACTCAGCAGCACAGCACAGGCATCACGGGCGGGGCCGGCGCAGCGCCCGCCCGCGACCCCAGGCCTTACCCCTACTGGGCATCAAGAGGCGCTTCTTCATGTTGCCTGGCAGCGCCggggtgggagagagggagagaagacagCGTCAGCACGCACCGCGAGTGCCCGGGCGGGGACGGGCCGGACTCATCAGGCGGGGAGGGCCACACTCACCGGGCGGGGCACGGACTCACTGGGCGAGGGGGCCACTCACCGTCCACCCCGTTGTGCTGCTCGTAGCTGCGCTTGCCCAGGATGGTGGGGGAGCCGTTGTTGATGACGGGGGCCGCCTTGGCGGGCGTCAGGCTGCTGAGCACGCTGGACACGCTTTTCACGGGGTCAGGCttgggggggcgggggtgggtcTCTGCCGGGAGTGACACAGGCAGAACGAGTCGCCTCTGCccagcaggggaggggcaggcggGCCCAGGCTCCAGCCCTCATGGTTCCAGGGTACCACCAGGAACTAAGCCCCACGAGGCCCCCAGCCCCAAGGCCCCATCCTGACTGGGCTGGAAGTGGGGAGGCCACCACAGAACCAGGAGCCCAGGAGCAACGAGTGCCCTCGGTAAGGCGTGTGCTCAGGCCAGTCCCGCACCCCAGGCCAGTCCTGCACCCCAGGCCAGTCCCGCACCCCAGGCCAGTCCTGCACCCCAGTGCACCCCAGAGAGCAGGGAGACCACCTGGCAGGGGCCAGGCCCCTGAGCCCCTGGGCAACAGGATCCATACACAGGCCCGTGAGCACAGCACACCTATTAAACAGCCCCCATGTCCAGGCCCCTGGAGCTGCCAGTAGAGGGCTGGCTGCTGGTCAGTGAACCAACCATCCAGCCAGCCTGGCCAGGGACACAGCTGCCGAGGACCAGCCCTGACACCAGCCACCTCTTCCCACAGGACAGGGGCCACGACCCCAAACAGGGAGCAATGCCAAAGCCACTTGAATCTCAAAGCAcacttggctcatggctctggaATGTCCTTCTCAGGACAGTCACCCTGTGTCTGGAGGGCAGATGGACAAGCCCACTCGAGCCCAGCAAATGGGGGAGGCCCCCCCTCCACCGCCGCCACAAATGTCTGGCCCAGCCAGCAAGCTGCTTCTGGCTGGGCCAGGGTAGCCGGCTGAGGTTCTCGGGTGTCCTCAGACGCTCAAAGGCAAGGGAACCCCCGCCTGAGGCTGCTTGCCAGGTGTGCACCTCCCTCTGCCGAGGGCCTACAGAGGCCTGAGTGCTGCCCCTGTGGAGTGGGTGTAGCTCAGGAAGTATACTCCCTGCAGGCAGCAGGTGCGACCCTGTCTTAGTGGTATTACAGGCAGGGGTGTGCACCGCCTAAACTCCAGACCCTCAGGCCCCAGGGACGATCAGAACACAGGGAACAGGGTAGCGAGACTGGCAGGGAAGCCCCCTGGGTGTGCCTTGAGGAGGCTGGCCCCGTAGAAGACAGGGCTGCCGCCACTCCGCACTGGGCCCCATCACGACCCCAGGAGCAGGGAACAGCCTGGGTCCTAGTGGGTCTGCCTGAGCCTGGCACGGTGCAGAGTACCCCAAAAGGACAGTTCCAGGCCCTGGGGGGCTGTCCAGGAGCTCCCAGCTAGAGAAGGCTGGGAGCGCCAGTGCATGAGCTTGGGTCAGAAGCCGCCTGCAGGCAGCATTAGGAGCCCCCATCGCGCCTGGCTGCTCACCAAGATACCGAAGCACGGCTTCTAGCGGCTTGCGCACCGCCTGCTTCAGCACCAGTGGGCTCTGGGAGGCTTCGGGCAGCCGCGCCGTGCCTGCGGGGTACCACACAGTGTGAGGGGTGGGGCATCCCCAGGGGAGCATGGGACCCTGCCTGCGCCTTGACCTGGGAGCCCTCACTGGGCTCGGCCATGTCAGCACCAAGGAGGACGTGGGGCTCCCTGAGATCAGAACTCCCAGTGGGGCTACAGGCTGGGCCCCAAGGTTGCTGttccctccccaccacctgcAGGAACAGAGTAAAGCGGGGCGTTGGAAGGACTCACACTCGGCCTTGATGGCCGCGCTGTTGATGGGCAGGTAGGGGTGCCGTGCAGCGTGCCACGGGCGCAGGATCTCACGGCACAGGCGCCGGGCGATCCGCGTCAGCTTCGTCGTGTGCAGATAGAAAGCCTGCCTGGTCTTCATGGCAAACTTGGGGCTCCCGCTGCTCCGGGCTGGGAGGCCGTGGGGACTCTGCGGAAGGGGGCGCAACCGCCCCGACACAGCGCCATGACCGGGGGCTGAGGACCCGCGCGGCCGACACGCTCACGGCGGGCAGGGCGGGCGTCCCCCCCCCTTACCATGTTACTGCGGTTTGGTCCTGGCCTCTCTCCATCTAACCGGGTTGGCATTTTCAAGCCACCATATTTCTTCCAATATGTCCAACAAGATGCGCAGAGACGACACTGCATGTTAGGGGGACCCCAAGAATACCACTGGTAAGACTGTGTGGCTACGGACAACAAAGTTGGAAATAGACGGATTCTTAAGCAGAACCAGCGATGTCAGAGTATTCCCCGCCACCCCCACGCCGGCCGCCCCCACCCGCCGGGCACGCCCGCACGTTCCCCAAGGCTCTCCCAACCACAGCCCTGGGATGCAGCCCCCCATCATCAGTGGGCCCCTCGCAGGCTGGGCCATGCTGGAGCCCTCAGGGCCAACGCAGGCACCGCGGCCCACAGGCGGGCGTGCAGTGCGCCCCCGGCCATCCAGGGCACTTACTGTAACAGCTCTCGCAGGCCCGGCCAGCCCCAGGGCTCTGGCCCGGCGCTCCTGTGCCGTTCACCACACCGGCCTTGACATTGTTGACGCTGATTTGGTTCGGGTTTGGCTTGTTACTtaaagagggaaaggagagaagagaggagttGCAGGAGCATGAACCTCGGGGGCCCATCTGCCCGGCACGCACCGTGGCTGACCACCCCTCGTCCAGGAGCACGTCCTCGCACCCCTCGGCCTCGGCAGGGatcctcctttctccctttcagTTCCTGGGAGCCCCTGCTGAGGTCTGAGCCATTCTCCAGGCCCCCATGCTTCCCCTAGCATGGAGCCCAGCTCAGGGACTGAACCCTGGCAGTGTGGGCTGGAATCCCAATGCCCCCTTACTGACCAGGAGGCCAGGATGACAGAGACATGGCCATTGTGTCTGCAGCCAGAGCCCCCCAGCCTTGCGCCACCCTCCCGGGGGCTGCCCCAACTTTCCCAGCCTCTGAGCTTGAGTTTCCTTGGGACCCGCCTGGCCCCCGCACCCTATGCTGGCCCCACCCTCCCTGGCCCCCAGGGCTACGAGGACAACGGCTGTGAGGGCACACTTACTAGTTGGGAATATAAACTTGCTTTAACTTGCTCTCAGCTTCAGCTGCTTTCAAGCGTTTcttaaaacaaaagagaagatCAGAGGTCAGCGGGGAGGCccaggttggggctgcagtgcaGAAGGCTGGAGGCTACAGAGAGGAGAGCGCCATAGAAAGGAGAGCGCCATGGAGAGGAGAGCCGGGCCAGGGACGCAGGagccttccttcccctcctgctGTAGCGGTGCACGCCCACCTGCTAGGAGAGGATGGGGCGCAGGACGCGGAGGCGGCACACCCCGGGCACTGAGTGGCGGGCGGGCTCACCTGCTGCACATATCTGTCGGTGGTCTTCCACATGTAGTAGTACTCAATGATGCTGGTCAGCGACTTCCACGGGAGCTGGGTGGGAGGAGGCGTGTCACACAAGCAggaaggggcaggaggcaggcacGCCacgcaggcaggggcaggggcaggggcagggctgcgGCCAGAAGGCCACAGAGGGGGCGGGAGGCCGGAGGGTGAGGTGTGCTTGGTGCATGGAGGCCAGGCCCCTGCTGGTAGGCAGATGCGGAGGGCAGCTGATGAAGCAGGTCCCCCCGCCAGGTGCCAAAACACAGTGACGCCAGGGGAAGAGGAGCTGGCACAGGGTCAAGGTCGAGATCTTGCCGAGGTGGCACTGACAACCCAGCCTCCATctcagcctttttgtttgtttttgagacggagtctcgctctgtcacccagagtggagtgcagcagtgcaatctcggctcactgcaacctctgcctccccggttcaagcaattctcctgcctctgtctcctgagtagctgggactacaggtacctctcaccgcgtctggctaatttttgtatttttagtagagacgtggtttcaccatgttggccaggccggtctcgaactcctgacctcaagtggtccacccactttggcctcccaaacgggattataggcgtaagccaccatgcctggccatctcagccatttttgtttttgagacagagtctcacactgtcgcccaggctggagtgcggtggtgcgatctcggctcacagcaacctccacccccggggttcaagtgattctcctgcctctgtctcctgagtaggtgggactacaggagcctgccaccacacccagctaatttttgtatttttagtagacatggggtttcaccatgttggccaggatggtcttgatctcctgacctcacgatcctcctgccttggcctccgaaagtgctgggattacaggcgtgagccaccacgcccggggcTGTGGCATGGATTTAAGAAACATGTCTTATTAAATAAGGGTTCAGATAGTTCCTCAGTCTGGTCCACTGCATCTGGCATGAAGGAGAGTGGGGCCTGCTCCCTCGACACAGCCCCACAGCCGCAGCCCTCCGAGACCGCACCTGGACAGGGCCCCGCAGCCACAGCCCCCCGAGACCGCGCCTGGACACAGGCCCCGCAGCCCTCCGAGACCGCGCCTGGACACAGCCCCGCAGCCCTCCGAGACCGCGCCTGGACACAGCCCTGCAGCCCTCCGAGACCGCGCCTGGACACAGCCCTGCAGCCACAGCCCCCCGAGACCGCGCCTGGACACGGCCCCGCAGCCGCAGCCCCCCAACCCCGCACCTGGACACGGCCCTGCAGCCGCAGCCCCCAACCCCGCACCTGGACACGGCCCCGCAAGCCGCAGCCCTCGAGACCGCGCCTGGACGCGAGGCCGCGCCTGGACACGGCCCCGCAGCCGCAGCCCCCAACCCCGCATCTGGACACAGCCCCGCAGCTGCAGCCTCCAACCCCGCACCTGGACATGGCCCCGCAGCCACATCCCCCAACCCCGCACCCGGACACAGCCCCGCAGCCGCAGCCCCCAACCCCGCACCCGGACACAGCCCCACAGCCGCAGCCCCCAACCCCGCACCCGGACACGGCCCCACAGCCGCACCCCCAACCCCGCGCCTGGACACGGCCCCGCAGCCACATCCCCCAACCCCGCACCTGGACACGGCCCCACAGCCGCAGCCCCCAACCCCGCACCCGGACACTGCCCCACAGCCGCAGCCCCCAACCCCGCGCCTGGACACGGCCCCGCAGCCACAGCCCCGAGTGCTGCCTCGCTAGGCTCACGTGGGCTCAGCACTGGGTTCCCTTCCGCTGGAACCATGTGCAGCAGGGTCTCCCTCAAATTCTGCCCCGGTCTGAGCCTAGTTGGTGAATTTTGTTTCTAGCCCTCGTCCTCTAGTCTGAACATGTTCTGCTCatcttggtttgttttttaagcctGGAGAGATCCGTATCCGCCTTGGAGAGGCTGCTGGCCCCAGGGACGGTCAGGGACTCCTCCCGCCCGGCCAAGCTCTCTCCTTGGCCAGAGGCCCCCACACAAAGCTGCACTCCTGCCCCCAGCAGATGCATCCTCGGGAGCCTCATGGCTGGCTGCCgtccctcctcctcttcaggTCTAGGCACCCTACCCAACCCCATGTTTGTTTCTTCCGAATTCCAGATGCTTCTCCAGTCTCTGCTGCGCTGGCCTGTGCGCTGCTGCCTGGATGGTGCTTTTCATCAGATACCAGCAACCCCGCTGTGTCCTGGCCCCTTTGGGgctcctccctgccctgccacaggctccacctccccaggGCTGATGGTCGGGGGCCCCACCACCTCCACATGGGGATGCTCTTCTAACAGATTAAAAGTATTTTAGGAAGGCTGACGGTTGGAGGGTAGGGGTCCTGAGGTGGAGGTACAGGGAAGGGAGACCCCATACCATGAAGACTGTCTAGGCCTATTGCTGGGCTAAACTCACTTAAGACAGAAAACAAGGACATGAGGAAACAAGAGGTCCAGCTTAGTCAAAAACAGCAAAACCAAGCCTGGGGCTGGAGGGGGCGGCAAGGAAGGGAAAGTCTCCGTGAGGATACCCTGGCCTCCGTCACCTGGGCCGACCCTTATCCTCATCACGCAATGGTGGCTGCAGCGTGGCTCTCTATGCCCAGGCCCCACCAGCGCCCCCATGCCTGTCTGCTGAACCAGTGTGACAGGAGGGACTATGGCGGCCCAGTGCAGCTGAGACAGAACTCGTGCAGCTCCACACAGGGAATCAGGGTGCAGGACAGGCTCCCTCAGGGCAGAGTGGGATGTGGACCCCACACCCCCGCAGCCCACCTGGAGATGGGCATGGCCAGCCACTCCCCCATCGCCACCCACGCTACTCACAAAATCTTGCTGAATGTCCGTGAAATCCTTCCCATATTTTTCCAGGGCTTCCTCGAAAAGGTTGGCCTCTGATGCAGACCACTCCTCCATCTCGTCCCTGCAGAGCACGGGCCCGCCCTGCGGCACCAGCGCCGAGATGGCCTTAGAGATGTCGTAGATGTTCTTGTGGAGAGTATCCATGGCGTGGAACTGCGGCAGGAGACAGCAGGGTCACCCGGGCCAAGGTGGCTTTTCCTGCACCTGTGGCACGGCACCCCCTGCCTCAGTGCCTCAAGGATCCCCTGCTGTGGGCCCTCCCTGCACCCTCAGCACAGTCTGGCCGAGTTTGGGGTGGATAGGAAAGGCCAGTCCAGGCGGGACAGCACGTCTGCAGGGGTCCTGAATACTGGGGCAGGTGCTGGGCCCTGGTAGGAGGAAGGGTGCAGCCACTCTGGGCCGTGGGTCACCCCAGGTCTCAGCTGTCCCACCCTGGGCCCACTTACCAGGGTGATGTCTCGGGAGGCAGCTGCGGCGCTCATGTGCAGGCTGGGCTGTCGGACAGAGCTGCTGCAGTCCAGGGCCCGTGCGAAGGTGCCCACGGAGCTGGGGAAAGGAGATGCGATGACGACAGTGTCGGCCGAGCAGAGACTCCCCCCAGGCACGCCGCTCCCCAGGCGCCAGGGACCAGGGGCCACGGGCAGCACGGACTCCCCCCAGGCACACCGCTCCCCAGGGTCCAGGGACCAGGGGCCACGGGCAGCACGGACTCCCCCCAGGCACACCGCTCCCCAGGCGCCAGGGACCAGGGGCCACAGGCAGCACGGACTCCCCCAGGCACGCCGCTCCCCAGGCGCCAGGGACCAGGGGCCACGGGCAGCATGGACTCCCCCCAGGCACGCCGCTCCCCAGGTGCCAGGGGCAGCAGGGACAAACTGCATGGGCATCGCAGGGAGCAGCCCGCAGGTGGCGAGGACTCCTTGTGTCTTGGGCCCCAGGCTGCAGAGTAGGGCCCAGCACCCACCCCAGAACCCACGTGCATCTGACTGAGGGCATCCAGATAGATTGGCAGACGCCTTGGGGCTTCTTTTGGGGttctctccacctcccaggctgctGGCAGGGAAGGTGCATGGTCCTCTCCTGGGCCTCGGCCTTCGCCCTGCCCCAGGGGTCTGCCCGGGCTGCAGCTGCTCTGCTCCCTGACCAGGCCCAGCCCACTTGCTCCCAGTGGCCCAGGAGTGGGAAAACGCCTCCGGCTCATCCTGGGAAAGCCCCATTAGGGACACGTGGGCGGGCACACAGGCCTGCCCCCCAAAAGGGCCGCCCTCCTATTTAACGAAGGGCCTGGGCCCAGCACTCCCGAGCCTCTCTGGGAACTGCTAACGGGGCTCTCAGGGCTGCAGTGCATGGGCTTCATGTTGGGATATGGGATCCAAGACTGTCACGTCCCCAACACCCACCACAGGGCAGGGAGAACAGAAGCTCCAGGCACCACTCCTGCTGGCCTTGCCCGGGAGCAGGACTCACCGGGCCACCACCAGGAACTGGTCGATCTGCTTGTCTGTGAGTGGGTTGTGCGCCTCCCACACCTTGGTCTCCAGCTTGGACTGGTCTCGGCCATCCTCCTCGCCTACAGGGAGGAAGTGTGgcctttctgagacagggtccccCGGCGTGCCGGGTCGCACCTCTCCTCCCTGGGCACAGGGAGCtgctgggatggggagggggaagggctgCAGGGCCCCATAGGTGAGGCCAGGGTGCAAGGCTGGACGGAGGCTGTTGCACACACAGGTAGACACACGCACACTCGGCACACAGTGGCCTCTCAACCCGGGGCTGGGTGCACACGCAAGGGGCCTCCCAGCCCACCCAAAATGCAGGGCTCCAAGAACTGTGGCCACAAGAGATGGGAAGGTTGGTTTGTAAATTTAAATcaagcttttcatttttatttatttatttatattattattattttttgagacggagtctcactctgtcgcccaggctggagtgcagtggtacgatcttggcttactgcaacctctgcctcccaggttcaagcgattctcctgcctcagcctcctgagtagctgggatcacaggcg
The sequence above is drawn from the Nomascus leucogenys isolate Asia chromosome 22a, Asia_NLE_v1, whole genome shotgun sequence genome and encodes:
- the MTA1 gene encoding metastasis-associated protein MTA1 isoform X2; translation: MPCGLGGEGQGHALPGVGGKDYVYFENSSSNPYLIRRIEELNKTANGNVEAKVVCFYRRRDISSTLIALADKHASCSTEPCSADRDTALSVCYKAGPGADNGEEGEIEEEMENPEMVDLPEKLKHQLRHRELFLSRQLESLPATHIRGKCSVTLLNETESLKSYLEREDFFFYSLVYDPQQKTLLADKGEIRVGNRYQADITDLLKEGEEDGRDQSKLETKVWEAHNPLTDKQIDQFLVVARSVGTFARALDCSSSVRQPSLHMSAAAASRDITLFHAMDTLHKNIYDISKAISALVPQGGPVLCRDEMEEWSASEANLFEEALEKYGKDFTDIQQDFLPWKSLTSIIEYYYMWKTTDRYVQQKRLKAAEAESKLKQVYIPNYNKPNPNQISVNNVKAGVVNGTGAPGQSPGAGRACESCYTTQSYQWYSWGPPNMQCRLCASCWTYWKKYGGLKMPTRLDGERPGPNRSNMSPHGLPARSSGSPKFAMKTRQAFYLHTTKLTRIARRLCREILRPWHAARHPYLPINSAAIKAECTARLPEASQSPLVLKQAVRKPLEAVLRYLETHPRPPKPDPVKSVSSVLSSLTPAKAAPVINNGSPTILGKRSYEQHNGVDGNMKKRLLMPSRGLANHGQTRHMGPSRNLLLNGKSYPTKVRLIRGGSLPPVKRRRMNWIDAPDDVFYMATEETRKIRKLLSSSETKRAARRPYKPIALRQSQALPLRPPPPAPVNDEPIVIED
- the MTA1 gene encoding metastasis-associated protein MTA1 isoform X6, whose translation is MAANMYRVGDYVYFENSSSNPYLIRRIEELNKTANGNVEAKVVCFYRRRDISSTLIALADKHATLSVCYKAGPGADNGEEGEIEEEMENPEMVDLPEKLKHQLRHRELFLSRQLESLPATHIRGKCSVTLLNETESLKSYLEREDFFFYSLVYDPQQKTLLADKGEIRVGNRYQADITDLLKEGEEDGRDQSKLETKVWEAHNPLTDKQIDQFLVVARSVGTFARALDCSSSVRQPSLHMSAAAASRDITLFHAMDTLHKNIYDISKAISALVPQGGPVLCRDEMEEWSASEANLFEEALEKYGKDFTDIQQDFLPWKSLTSIIEYYYMWKTTDRYVQQKRLKAAEAESKLKQVYIPNYNKPNPNQISVNNVKAGVVNGTGAPGQSPGAGRACESCYTTQSYQWYSWGPPNMQCRLCASCWTYWKKYGGLKMPTRLDGERPGPNRSNMSPHGLPARSSGSPKFAMKTRQAFYLHTTKLTRIARRLCREILRPWHAARHPYLPINSAAIKAECTARLPEASQSPLVLKQAVRKPLEAVLRYLETHPRPPKPDPVKSVSSVLSSLTPAKAAPVINNGSPTILGKRSYEQHNGVDGNMKKRLLMPSRGTYLGLANHGQTRHMGPSRNLLLNGKSYPTKVRLIRGGSLPPVKRRRMNWIDAPDDVFYMATEETRKIRKLLSSSETKRAARRPYKPIALRQSQALPLRPPPPAPVNDEPIVIED
- the MTA1 gene encoding metastasis-associated protein MTA1 isoform X7, whose product is MAANMYRVGDYVYFENSSSNPYLIRRIEELNKTANGNVEAKVVCFYRRRDISSTLIALADKHATLSVCYKAGPGADNGEEGEIEEEMENPEMVDLPEKLKHQLRHRELFLSRQLESLPATHIRGKCSVTLLNETESLKSYLEREDFFFYSLVYDPQQKTLLADKGEIRVGNRYQADITDLLKEGEEDGRDQSKLETKVWEAHNPLTDKQIDQFLVVARSVGTFARALDCSSSVRQPSLHMSAAAASRDITLFHAMDTLHKNIYDISKAISALVPQGGPVLCRDEMEEWSASEANLFEEALEKYGKDFTDIQQDFLPWKSLTSIIEYYYMWKTTDRYVQQKRLKAAEAESKLKQVYIPNYNKPNPNQISVNNVKAGVVNGTGAPGQSPGAGRACESCYTTQSYQWYSWGPPNMQCRLCASCWTYWKKYGGLKMPTRLDGERPGPNRSNMSPHGLPARSSGSPKFAMKTRQAFYLHTTKLTRIARRLCREILRPWHAARHPYLPINSAAIKAECTARLPEASQSPLVLKQAVRKPLEAVLRYLETHPRPPKPDPVKSVSSVLSSLTPAKAAPVINNGSPTILGKRSYEQHNGVDGNMKKRLLMPSRGLANHGQTRHMGPSRNLLLNGKSYPTKVRLIRGGSLPPVKRRRMNWIDAPDDVFYMATEETRKIRKLLSSSETKRAARRPYKPIALRQSQALPLRPPPPAPVNDEPIVIED